ACTTTATCTAGCATTTCACATGCATTTCTTTTTCGATTTACTGAACTTGATTCTCTTCCAGGTAATCCATTTTGGGCAATGCAGCAGGTGATCAATTTTCTGCAAATTCCCAAGCCTGGGGTTCTTATAATTAGTTCTGATTTCCACCTGCTGAAGAACTTCTTAGCTTCTTCACATGTGTCCCGAAATCGAATTTGTCCAATGCCAGCAACTGCAGACATCAAATTAGGCCTCATAACCAAAAGATACAACATGTAATCAGATATAAGCTTACAATAATTGCGATTGGAATTGCCATCATCAGGACTCATGCAATAGCATAGCTCAGTGGCAATATGCCACAGCAACAGGCTCTCATCAAATTCAACTTCGTCACCTACACTTGATGAAATGGTGGGATATGGGTAGTGACTGGTGTAATCCAACAGTGCCCAATCACCTCTTGCTGAGTATATCTCTTTAGCAACATTTGTGGTTTTTGCTTTGGTAGCTTTAACCTTGAGCTCATTAAAGATGAAATCCTTTAAGTCCTCTGGAATGACAATGTCTTCCTTGTAGTACATTTCATCAAGAACATCCTTGATTCCAACGGTTTCAGCTGCAATATCTAACCATCTCCAACGTTGATTCATGCAAAAGTTTATCAAGTTACATTGCCAAATGGTATTAGACCACCTTTTGGAACATGACAGCTTTTCACGGACTGCATATACAATTGATTTTACTGTGAGATTCTTAAGCTTGACTATGGTCCAGTCTGAGAAAATGAGCTTAGTAAAAGCCGCAAAATCCAAGAGAACAGCACCCGAAAGCAAAATGTAGGTAGTAGCAACATCAAAATGGTTAATATTGGGTTTATGATGTGATGCAAATCTCTCAAAACAAAGCACTATAAGTATAGAGCAGATCAATCGAAGACAGTAACCTTTTTTACTGTGTACCACAGCCATCTTAGTGTAGAGAGTATCATATATGAAATTGAGCTCCACCTCCATTACTCTGAAAGCATCAAATGCAGacctttggaagaaaaattttctGCTCTTACTGCGCTCATGTAAGCTAAACATATGGTCAACAATCAGGCCCCTAAAAGTGGTAAAAAATTCATACCCATTTTGCACAATATCTATATCACTGATGTCTTCAGGACTCAAATTTTCTTCCTCTGGATTTGCAGAAGTCTGAGTGCCTCTCTCATGTTCCTTCACTATCTCTATCTCAACTGGAACTTGAGCAGCTTCCTTAGATGTGTACTCCTCCATAAGCTGGGCATAGTTTGGTCCAGCATCTGGCGGTGGAAGCATAGAATCTTTAATATTACCCAAACAAGCTAAATATAGAGCCCGTGTTCGCTCAGCATATTTAATAGTTCCAGCGAAAATCAAGAGTATTGTGGGGACTTCGAATACGTTACGCAAGGATTGTGAAAAAACATAAGCAACAGCAGCAAGCTGAATGATAAGCCCAAGCAGATGCCTAATCCACAACTCATTGTCTTCAAGCGAGAAGGCGGTAATAttatcagggcctccaagatgTAGCAATAGAAATGGAGCCCAAAATGCTGCAAGGTCTTGATTTACTGCAAATTTCTCAGGACAATTATTACTTTGACCGTTGGAGATGAGCCCAACAGCAAAAGCAGCAAACCAATCAGCAAGCAG
This Coffea arabica cultivar ET-39 chromosome 3e, Coffea Arabica ET-39 HiFi, whole genome shotgun sequence DNA region includes the following protein-coding sequences:
- the LOC113737786 gene encoding uncharacterized protein translates to MSLMLEFVLASCPVSLLYRWIAVVNKERKGEERTKNCMAFPIPDRVKRLWDEWNLRAAVLISLFFQVVLICCATSRKRTGNMIVTATIWLFYLLADWFAAFAVGLISNGQSNNCPEKFAVNQDLAAFWAPFLLLHLGGPDNITAFSLEDNELWIRHLLGLIIQLAAVAYVFSQSLRNVFEVPTILLIFAGTIKYAERTRALYLACLGNIKDSMLPPPDAGPNYAQLMEEYTSKEAAQVPVEIEIVKEHERGTQTSANPEEENLSPEDISDIDIVQNGYEFFTTFRGLIVDHMFSLHERSKSRKFFFQRSAFDAFRVMEVELNFIYDTLYTKMAVVHSKKGYCLRLICSILIVLCFERFASHHKPNINHFDVATTYILLSGAVLLDFAAFTKLIFSDWTIVKLKNLTVKSIVYAVREKLSCSKRWSNTIWQCNLINFCMNQRWRWLDIAAETVGIKDVLDEMYYKEDIVIPEDLKDFIFNELKVKATKAKTTNVAKEIYSARGDWALLDYTSHYPYPTISSSVGDEVEFDESLLLWHIATELCYCMSPDDGNSNRNYCKLISDYMLYLLVMRPNLMSAVAGIGQIRFRDTCEEAKKFFSRWKSELIIRTPGLGICRKLITCCIAQNGLPGRESSSVNRKRNACEMLDKVNALVKAIEVKGDRSKSVLFDACRLAKDLKKLNDNKRWEIMSKVWVELLSYAASHCRANAHAQQLSKGGELITFVWILMAHFGLGEQFRIEAGHARAKLIVGK